In one window of Duganella dendranthematis DNA:
- a CDS encoding P-II family nitrogen regulator: MKMITAIIKPFKLDEVREALSAINVQGITVTEVKGFGRQKGHTELYRGAEYVVDFLPKTKIEAAVDDAVVEQAIEAIEGAARTGKIGDGKIFVTNLEQVIRIRTGETGNEAL, encoded by the coding sequence ATGAAAATGATTACCGCCATTATCAAGCCGTTCAAGCTTGACGAGGTGCGTGAAGCCCTGTCGGCGATTAACGTGCAGGGCATTACCGTGACCGAAGTGAAAGGCTTCGGTCGCCAGAAGGGCCACACCGAGCTGTATCGCGGTGCCGAATATGTCGTGGACTTCCTGCCGAAGACCAAGATCGAAGCGGCAGTCGACGACGCGGTCGTCGAGCAGGCCATTGAAGCGATTGAAGGCGCTGCCCGCACCGGCAAGATTGGTGACGGCAAAATCTTCGTGACCAACCTGGAACAAGTGATCCGCATTCGTACCGGTGAAACCGGCAACGAAGCTCTCTAA
- a CDS encoding HPr family phosphocarrier protein → MIQQELEIINKLGLHARASAKFTQLAAKYKSDVWLTRNARRINAKSIMGVMMLAAGKGAKVLLEADGDDEADCVAALSALVNDKFGEGE, encoded by the coding sequence ATGATTCAGCAAGAACTCGAAATTATTAACAAGCTTGGTTTGCATGCGCGCGCCTCCGCCAAATTTACCCAACTGGCAGCAAAATACAAAAGCGATGTCTGGCTGACCCGCAACGCCCGCCGTATCAACGCCAAGTCCATCATGGGCGTGATGATGCTGGCCGCCGGCAAGGGCGCCAAGGTGCTGCTGGAAGCCGACGGCGACGATGAAGCCGATTGCGTCGCCGCCTTGAGCGCGCTGGTCAACGACAAGTTCGGCGAAGGCGAGTAA
- the gshA gene encoding glutamate--cysteine ligase encodes MVPHLVTALSGPLLDLEEKILAATPAIERWFRLEWQEHTPPFYCSVDMRNAGYKLAPVDTNLFPGGFNMLATEMLPLSVQAAMAAIDKYCPDARNLLLIPEVTQRHPTYWQNVARLMQIFRQTGLHVRLGSLSPEVTAPTPIALPDGNMLVVEPLVRSPNGRRVGLKDFDPCTILLNNDLSAGIPEILQNIHEQSLLPPLHAGWALRRKSNHLNAYDEVCKKFGKLIGVDPWMLNPLHAKCDAVNFRTGEGYDCLAANIDTLLAKIKKKYKEYGMKEQKPFVIVKPDAGTYGTSILTIKDSSEIKDLTQAQRDKMIVIKDGKEVTDFIIQEGVPTFESIREAVAEPVVYMIDRYVVGGFYRIHAEKGIDQNLNAPGSQYVPLAFAQQHAVPDLKAKPGTAAPNRFYVYGVVARLALLAASLEMERTDPNPEVY; translated from the coding sequence ATGGTTCCCCACCTCGTCACGGCCCTGAGCGGACCACTGCTCGACCTGGAAGAAAAAATCCTGGCCGCCACTCCCGCAATCGAACGCTGGTTCCGCCTGGAATGGCAGGAGCATACGCCGCCGTTTTATTGCTCGGTTGATATGAGGAATGCCGGCTACAAGCTGGCGCCGGTGGATACCAACCTGTTCCCCGGCGGCTTCAATATGCTGGCCACCGAGATGCTGCCGTTGTCGGTGCAGGCCGCCATGGCCGCGATCGACAAGTATTGCCCGGACGCGCGCAACCTGTTGCTGATCCCCGAAGTGACGCAGCGCCACCCGACCTACTGGCAGAACGTGGCCCGGCTGATGCAGATTTTCCGCCAGACCGGCCTGCATGTGCGGCTCGGTTCGCTGTCGCCGGAGGTCACCGCGCCGACGCCGATCGCTCTGCCGGATGGCAATATGCTGGTGGTCGAGCCGCTGGTGCGCTCGCCGAACGGCCGCCGCGTCGGCCTGAAAGACTTCGATCCATGCACGATTCTGCTGAATAACGACCTGTCGGCCGGCATTCCGGAGATCCTGCAGAACATCCACGAGCAGAGCCTGCTGCCGCCGCTGCACGCCGGCTGGGCGCTGCGCCGCAAGAGCAATCACCTGAACGCCTATGACGAGGTGTGTAAGAAGTTCGGCAAGCTGATCGGCGTCGATCCGTGGATGCTGAACCCGCTGCACGCCAAGTGCGACGCCGTCAATTTCCGCACCGGCGAGGGCTACGACTGCCTGGCCGCAAACATCGACACGCTGCTGGCCAAGATCAAGAAGAAGTACAAGGAATACGGCATGAAGGAGCAGAAGCCCTTCGTGATCGTCAAGCCGGACGCCGGCACCTACGGCACCAGCATCCTGACCATCAAGGATTCCAGCGAGATCAAGGACCTGACCCAGGCCCAGCGCGACAAGATGATCGTCATCAAGGATGGCAAGGAAGTGACCGACTTCATCATCCAGGAAGGCGTGCCGACGTTCGAGAGCATCCGCGAGGCGGTGGCCGAGCCGGTGGTGTACATGATCGACCGTTATGTGGTGGGTGGCTTCTACCGCATCCACGCCGAGAAGGGGATCGACCAGAACCTGAACGCGCCCGGTTCTCAGTACGTGCCGCTGGCGTTCGCGCAGCAGCACGCGGTGCCGGACCTTAAGGCTAAGCCGGGCACGGCGGCGCCGAACCGCTTCTATGTGTACGGCGTGGTGGCGCGGCTGGCGCTGCTGGCGGCGTCGCTCGAAATGGAACGCACCGACCCGAATCCGGAGGTCTACTGA
- a CDS encoding accessory factor UbiK family protein codes for MDMNTFFNDLQNKISQAIENSPAKDIEKNVKSMMTQGFSKLDLVTREEFDIQTQVLAKTRAKLEALESRLAELEGKANP; via the coding sequence ATGGATATGAACACTTTTTTTAATGACTTGCAAAACAAGATCAGCCAAGCCATCGAAAATTCACCAGCAAAGGACATTGAGAAGAACGTCAAGTCCATGATGACGCAAGGTTTTTCCAAGCTGGACCTGGTGACCCGCGAGGAATTCGACATCCAGACCCAGGTGCTGGCCAAGACCCGCGCCAAGCTGGAAGCGCTGGAAAGCCGCCTGGCCGAGCTGGAAGGCAAGGCCAACCCCTAA
- a CDS encoding TorF family putative porin: MKMAQNFTLIAALTLAFASMARAEEATPAPEAKPDNEVSFNAAVVNDYRYRGVSQTHLDPALQGGADYVNNPTGLYVGTWLSSIKWIKDGGGDGSVEWDIYAGKRGAITDSISYDVGGLYYFYPSNKLHPSANTFELYGQLSFGPASIKYSQSTTNLFGFADSKNSGYVDAQLNQEISDGYTLNLHVGHQNVKNNGASSYTDYKVGLTKDFGVFSVALAAVRADTNAYVGNGKNLGKTGAILTISKTF, translated from the coding sequence ATGAAAATGGCCCAGAACTTTACCCTGATTGCTGCGTTGACCTTAGCATTCGCGTCCATGGCGCGCGCCGAAGAAGCGACACCCGCTCCTGAAGCAAAACCAGATAACGAAGTCAGCTTTAACGCTGCCGTTGTCAACGATTACCGCTACCGCGGCGTATCGCAAACGCATCTCGACCCGGCCTTACAAGGCGGCGCAGATTACGTGAACAACCCGACCGGTCTGTACGTCGGCACCTGGCTGTCGAGCATCAAATGGATCAAGGACGGCGGCGGCGACGGCAGCGTCGAGTGGGATATCTACGCCGGCAAGCGCGGCGCCATCACCGATTCGATCAGCTACGACGTCGGCGGCCTGTACTACTTTTACCCGTCCAACAAGCTGCATCCGAGCGCCAATACCTTCGAGCTGTACGGCCAGCTGTCGTTCGGCCCGGCGTCGATCAAGTATTCGCAGTCGACCACCAATCTGTTCGGCTTTGCCGACTCCAAGAATTCGGGCTATGTCGATGCCCAGCTGAACCAGGAAATCTCCGATGGCTACACGTTGAATCTGCACGTCGGCCACCAGAATGTAAAAAATAACGGCGCCTCCAGCTACACCGACTACAAGGTAGGCCTGACCAAAGATTTCGGCGTATTTAGTGTGGCATTGGCGGCGGTCCGTGCCGACACGAATGCATACGTCGGAAACGGGAAGAACCTGGGTAAAACCGGCGCCATCCTGACCATTTCCAAAACCTTCTAA
- a CDS encoding ammonium transporter, with protein sequence MKKTITSVLAGVSILFALAAPVHAQDAKPADAPVAAAAASAPAPAAAPAPAAAAPAEAAPAAAAPAAAAPTPQKGDTAWMMVSTLLVILMTIPGLALFYGGLVRSKNMLSVLMQVFMVFALIIVLWCIYGYSLAFTEGNAFFGNLHDRTFLNNIWDPVKGTFAYAATFSKGVVIPEFVYVAFQGTFAAITCGLIIGAFAERAKFTAVLAFIVIWFTFAYLPMAHMVWFWTGPDAIKDAATLASETAKGGFLFQKGALDFAGGTVVHINAAVAGLVGAFMIGKRVGYGRESMAPHSVTMTMIGASLLWVGWFGFNAGSALEAADIAGLAFINTLLATAAATVAWVFAEWIFKGKPSMLGGASGAVAGLVAITPACGFVGPMGALIIGLLAGVVCLWGVNGLKRLLGADDSLDVFGVHGVGGILGAILTGVFAAPSLGGQGVFDYVANKASADYSISSQVIVQATGVGVTILWSGIVSIIAYKLVDIVIGLRVPEEEEREGLDITTHGESAYHS encoded by the coding sequence ATGAAGAAAACTATAACAAGCGTGCTGGCTGGGGTCTCCATCCTGTTTGCATTGGCCGCACCTGTGCACGCCCAGGACGCCAAACCGGCGGATGCGCCTGTCGCTGCGGCTGCCGCCTCGGCGCCAGCACCGGCCGCCGCACCAGCGCCTGCCGCTGCCGCACCGGCTGAAGCCGCGCCAGCTGCTGCCGCGCCAGCCGCCGCCGCACCGACCCCGCAGAAGGGCGACACCGCCTGGATGATGGTCTCGACGCTGCTGGTGATCCTGATGACGATTCCTGGCCTGGCGCTGTTCTACGGCGGCCTGGTCCGTTCCAAGAACATGCTGTCGGTGCTGATGCAAGTATTCATGGTGTTCGCGCTGATCATCGTGCTGTGGTGCATCTACGGTTACTCGCTGGCGTTCACCGAAGGCAATGCGTTCTTCGGCAACCTGCATGACCGCACCTTCCTGAACAATATCTGGGATCCGGTCAAAGGCACGTTCGCCTACGCCGCCACCTTCAGCAAAGGCGTCGTCATTCCCGAGTTCGTGTACGTGGCGTTCCAGGGTACTTTCGCCGCCATCACCTGCGGCCTGATCATCGGCGCCTTCGCCGAGCGCGCCAAGTTCACCGCCGTGCTGGCGTTCATCGTGATCTGGTTCACCTTCGCTTACCTGCCAATGGCGCACATGGTCTGGTTCTGGACCGGCCCGGACGCGATCAAGGACGCCGCCACGCTGGCGTCGGAAACCGCCAAAGGCGGCTTCCTGTTCCAGAAAGGCGCGCTCGACTTCGCCGGCGGCACCGTGGTGCACATCAACGCCGCAGTTGCCGGCCTGGTCGGTGCTTTCATGATCGGCAAACGCGTCGGCTACGGCCGCGAATCGATGGCCCCGCACTCGGTCACCATGACCATGATCGGCGCCTCGCTGCTGTGGGTGGGCTGGTTCGGTTTCAACGCCGGCTCGGCGCTGGAAGCTGCTGACATCGCCGGCCTGGCGTTCATCAACACCCTGCTGGCAACCGCCGCCGCGACCGTGGCCTGGGTCTTCGCCGAATGGATTTTCAAAGGCAAACCATCGATGCTGGGCGGTGCTTCGGGTGCGGTGGCAGGTCTGGTCGCCATCACCCCGGCCTGCGGTTTCGTCGGTCCAATGGGCGCACTGATCATCGGCCTGCTGGCTGGCGTGGTCTGCCTGTGGGGCGTGAACGGCCTGAAACGCCTGCTGGGCGCCGATGACTCGCTGGACGTGTTCGGCGTGCACGGCGTCGGCGGTATCCTGGGCGCGATCCTGACCGGTGTGTTCGCTGCACCGTCGCTGGGCGGCCAGGGCGTATTCGACTATGTTGCCAACAAGGCATCGGCTGACTACTCGATCTCGTCGCAAGTGATCGTGCAGGCGACCGGCGTCGGCGTGACCATCCTGTGGTCCGGCATCGTGTCGATCATCGCTTACAAGCTGGTGGACATCGTTATCGGTCTGCGCGTTCCGGAAGAAGAAGAACGCGAAGGTCTGGACATCACCACCCACGGCGAGTCGGCATATCACTCCTAA
- the gshB gene encoding glutathione synthase, whose protein sequence is MKIAFLADPLSTFKTYKDSTYAMMVEANQRGHEVYAFQQKDMAVEQGVVTARVQRISFTGDPKDWYRAADPVETNLGEFDAILQRKDPPFDMEYVYSTYLLELAEKQGAKVFNKPSAIRDHNEKVAITQFSEFTSPTLVTGDEARIRAFQKQHGDIILKPLDGMGGAGIFRIGADGMNLGSVIETLTGNGKYTIMAQRFIPAIDKGDKRILVINGKPVPFSLARIPQNGEVRGNLAAGGIGVAQPLTERDFEIANALGPILAARGLLLVGLDVIGDFLTEVNVTSPTCFQEITQQAGFPVAATFIDAVEAAAAGK, encoded by the coding sequence ATGAAAATCGCTTTCCTCGCCGATCCGCTGTCGACCTTCAAGACCTACAAGGATTCCACCTACGCCATGATGGTGGAGGCGAACCAGCGCGGCCATGAGGTGTACGCCTTCCAGCAGAAAGACATGGCGGTCGAGCAGGGCGTGGTCACGGCGCGCGTGCAGCGCATCAGCTTTACCGGCGATCCGAAAGACTGGTACCGCGCCGCCGATCCGGTGGAAACCAATCTCGGCGAGTTCGACGCCATCCTGCAGCGCAAGGATCCGCCGTTCGACATGGAATACGTCTACAGCACCTACCTGCTGGAGCTGGCCGAGAAGCAGGGCGCCAAGGTGTTCAACAAGCCGTCCGCCATCCGCGACCACAATGAAAAGGTCGCCATCACCCAGTTCAGCGAATTCACCTCGCCGACGCTGGTGACCGGCGACGAAGCGCGCATCCGCGCCTTCCAGAAGCAGCACGGCGACATCATCCTCAAGCCGCTGGACGGCATGGGCGGCGCCGGCATCTTCCGCATCGGTGCCGACGGCATGAACCTGGGCTCGGTCATCGAGACGCTGACCGGCAACGGCAAGTACACCATCATGGCCCAGCGCTTCATTCCGGCCATCGACAAGGGCGACAAGCGCATCCTGGTGATCAACGGCAAACCGGTGCCGTTCTCGCTGGCGCGCATCCCGCAAAACGGCGAAGTGCGCGGCAATCTGGCGGCCGGCGGCATCGGCGTGGCGCAGCCGCTGACCGAGCGGGACTTTGAAATCGCCAATGCGCTGGGACCGATTCTGGCCGCCCGCGGCCTGTTACTGGTAGGATTAGATGTTATCGGTGATTTCCTGACGGAAGTAAACGTCACCAGCCCGACCTGCTTCCAGGAGATTACCCAGCAGGCCGGCTTCCCGGTGGCGGCCACTTTCATCGATGCGGTGGAAGCGGCGGCAGCGGGGAAATAA
- a CDS encoding PTS sugar transporter subunit IIA: MVGILLMTHAPLGQAFLAACAHVFRGPTEHLEAIDVIADQDLGEVQDLAAAAIKRLDDGDGVLVITDVKGGTPANCCNRLADAGRVEVIAGISLPMLLRAITYRRDTLDVVVEMALAGAQSGAVRVDNRIRVGET, translated from the coding sequence ATGGTAGGCATACTACTTATGACGCACGCGCCACTGGGGCAAGCCTTTCTTGCGGCTTGCGCCCACGTGTTCCGTGGTCCCACCGAGCACCTGGAAGCGATCGATGTGATCGCCGACCAGGACCTCGGCGAAGTCCAGGACCTGGCGGCGGCGGCCATCAAGCGTCTCGACGATGGCGATGGCGTGCTGGTGATCACCGACGTCAAAGGTGGCACCCCCGCCAACTGCTGCAACCGGCTGGCCGACGCGGGCCGGGTGGAGGTGATTGCAGGCATCAGTTTGCCGATGCTGCTGCGCGCCATCACCTACCGCCGCGACACGCTGGATGTGGTGGTCGAGATGGCCCTGGCCGGCGCGCAAAGTGGAGCCGTGCGCGTCGACAACCGGATCCGCGTCGGGGAAACCTGA